One Phocaeicola dorei genomic region harbors:
- the mobB gene encoding conjugal transfer protein MobB: MVAKISHGTSLYGALAYNYDKVTAGTAEILSGNRMISDRLGLPSEDIRLALLSFENYLLANRNTEKPVLHISLSPAPEDRLTDGQLVELAERYMQKMGYGNQPYIAYKHADTHNAHIHIVSVCVDGQGKKISDAYEHRRSMTACRELETDFGLRNGADTERRNPKAELKKVDASLGDVRHQVGNTLKAVLESYRFQTFGEYSALLSTLNIEAKQIRGEYNGIPYTGIVYSATDDTGKVVSPPFKSSRFGKRFGNELLEKRMLMNLKALKEGKWAPSIQADIARALRQADSRKRFVELLGQKNIDVVFRENERGRIYGVTFIDHDRREVFNGSRMGKEFSANVFNDYFKWLENIPEKERGGHSATELWQHHRHESSSTLELAAGILSMETNPRDYEEEAFARRMKKKKKTGRKRGI, translated from the coding sequence ATGGTTGCAAAAATAAGTCACGGAACAAGCCTTTACGGAGCACTTGCCTATAACTACGACAAGGTAACGGCAGGTACCGCCGAGATTCTTTCGGGCAACCGCATGATTTCCGACAGATTGGGATTGCCCAGTGAGGACATACGTCTGGCATTGCTCTCTTTTGAGAACTACCTGCTGGCAAACCGCAATACGGAGAAGCCCGTCCTGCATATCTCCCTTTCTCCAGCACCGGAAGACCGGCTGACTGATGGGCAATTGGTAGAGTTGGCGGAACGGTATATGCAGAAGATGGGCTATGGGAATCAGCCGTACATAGCCTACAAACATGCCGATACCCATAATGCCCACATTCATATCGTCAGTGTCTGTGTGGACGGACAGGGAAAAAAGATCAGTGACGCCTACGAGCATCGCCGTTCCATGACCGCCTGTCGGGAACTGGAAACGGATTTCGGCTTGCGCAACGGAGCGGACACGGAAAGGCGGAATCCGAAAGCGGAACTAAAAAAGGTGGACGCTTCCTTGGGAGATGTCCGCCATCAGGTAGGCAACACCCTTAAAGCCGTACTGGAAAGCTACCGTTTCCAGACTTTCGGGGAATACAGCGCACTGCTTTCCACACTCAACATCGAGGCGAAACAGATCAGGGGGGAATACAACGGCATACCCTACACCGGCATTGTCTATTCTGCCACGGATGATACCGGCAAGGTGGTCAGTCCGCCGTTCAAGAGTTCACGTTTCGGAAAACGCTTCGGGAATGAACTGTTGGAAAAGCGGATGTTGATGAATCTGAAAGCTCTCAAAGAGGGGAAATGGGCACCCTCCATACAGGCGGACATCGCCCGTGCCTTGCGGCAGGCGGATTCACGGAAACGGTTTGTGGAACTGCTGGGGCAAAAAAATATCGATGTGGTGTTCCGTGAGAATGAGCGGGGGCGTATCTACGGTGTCACCTTCATTGACCACGACCGACGGGAGGTGTTCAACGGTTCACGCATGGGCAAGGAGTTTTCCGCCAATGTGTTCAACGACTATTTCAAATGGTTGGAAAACATACCCGAAAAGGAACGGGGTGGACATTCCGCTACAGAGCTTTGGCAGCATCACCGTCACGAATCCTCTAGCACGCTCGAACTGGCGGCAGGCATTCTTTCTATGGAAACCAATCCGCGGGATTACGAGGAGGAAGCCTTTGCACGCCGCATGAAGAAAAAGAAGAAGACCGGACGCAAGCGTGGCATTTAG
- the mobA gene encoding conjugal transfer protein MobA, whose amino-acid sequence MKESSRKKMGRKPKADPAIHRYGIKLTNEENVRFEAAFSESGMKEKAGFIKKSIFGGRIKVVKIDKATMDYYIKLTEFHRQFQAVGNNYNQVVRTLKNNFGEKRAMALLYRLEKLSIELMLVCKKVMVLTQEYERKWLQK is encoded by the coding sequence ATGAAAGAAAGCTCAAGGAAAAAAATGGGACGAAAGCCCAAAGCAGATCCGGCCATACATCGTTACGGCATCAAGTTGACAAATGAAGAAAACGTACGCTTTGAAGCGGCATTCTCTGAATCCGGCATGAAAGAAAAAGCGGGATTCATCAAGAAATCCATTTTTGGAGGTCGCATTAAAGTTGTGAAAATCGACAAGGCGACAATGGACTACTACATCAAACTGACCGAATTCCACAGGCAGTTTCAGGCCGTCGGAAACAACTACAATCAGGTTGTCCGGACCTTGAAGAACAATTTCGGGGAAAAACGTGCGATGGCATTGCTCTACAGGTTGGAGAAACTGAGCATCGAACTGATGCTTGTATGTAAAAAAGTCATGGTGCTAACCCAGGAATACGAGCGGAAATGGTTGCAAAAATAA
- a CDS encoding ParA family protein: protein MKQIIHSKFKSMKKEPLFVALSNQKGGVGKSTFTVLLASYFHYLKGYNVLVVDCDYPQHSISTMRNWEVGNIEKNVHLQNQLVEQFGASGRKAYSILNSTPEEARETAGRFLEKSELDYDLVLFDLPGTVNVPGVFQSVINMDYVLTPITQERMAMRSSMSFVLAIREYMHRHKDVPLRGIHMFWNRMDKRVSKDLYNGYTEIFRSLKLPVLETVIPSAERYKKDSGMKGPLFRSTLFPPSSSAMKGSSLDLLAAEIETILKLQ, encoded by the coding sequence ATGAAACAAATTATACACTCTAAATTCAAGTCTATGAAGAAAGAACCTTTATTTGTCGCTTTGAGCAACCAGAAAGGCGGTGTGGGAAAATCCACGTTCACGGTATTGCTCGCCAGTTACTTCCATTACCTGAAGGGGTATAACGTACTGGTGGTGGATTGTGATTATCCACAGCACAGCATCAGTACCATGCGGAACTGGGAAGTGGGAAACATTGAAAAGAACGTGCATCTGCAAAACCAGCTGGTGGAACAGTTCGGAGCAAGCGGCAGGAAAGCCTACAGCATCCTGAACTCCACTCCGGAAGAAGCCCGGGAAACGGCCGGACGCTTTCTTGAAAAGTCGGAGCTGGATTATGACCTTGTCCTTTTTGACCTTCCGGGCACCGTAAATGTGCCAGGTGTATTCCAGTCCGTAATCAATATGGATTATGTACTCACCCCCATCACGCAGGAAAGAATGGCAATGCGGAGCAGCATGTCTTTTGTCCTTGCCATCCGGGAATACATGCACCGGCATAAGGATGTACCCTTGCGTGGTATCCATATGTTCTGGAACCGGATGGACAAACGTGTTTCCAAAGACCTGTATAACGGCTATACTGAAATTTTCCGTTCGCTGAAATTGCCGGTACTGGAAACCGTCATTCCCAGTGCAGAACGTTACAAAAAAGACTCCGGAATGAAAGGGCCTCTGTTCCGCAGCACTTTGTTCCCTCCATCTTCCTCCGCAATGAAAGGAAGCAGTCTGGACCTGCTGGCAGCGGAAATAGAAACCATACTGAAACTTCAATAA
- a CDS encoding DUF3408 domain-containing protein encodes MTTKRRTDYQVDEEALKRMMAGDVTALERTVPPEEEPETKSLAGPCPEKQEKKSGSSRQQIKKTPDGAADSDEYRSRFLKVKLSGARRQTYINDTLYRTVAKVLPVIAPEMSVPMFLGSVLSDHLERYQHIINEIYNQEATQKPIEWKK; translated from the coding sequence ATGACCACCAAAAGAAGAACGGATTACCAAGTGGACGAGGAGGCATTGAAACGCATGATGGCAGGAGATGTGACCGCTTTGGAAAGAACGGTTCCTCCGGAAGAGGAGCCGGAAACAAAAAGTCTGGCTGGACCTTGTCCGGAGAAACAGGAGAAGAAAAGCGGTTCTTCCAGACAGCAAATAAAAAAAACACCGGATGGAGCGGCTGATTCAGATGAATACCGGAGCCGGTTTCTGAAAGTGAAACTGTCGGGAGCAAGAAGGCAGACCTATATTAACGATACATTGTACAGGACTGTTGCCAAAGTATTGCCGGTCATTGCACCGGAAATGTCTGTCCCCATGTTTTTAGGGAGTGTACTGTCAGACCATCTGGAAAGGTATCAGCATATCATCAATGAAATATATAATCAAGAAGCAACTCAAAAGCCAATAGAATGGAAGAAATAG
- a CDS encoding DUF4122 domain-containing protein, with protein MEEIVYLSIRFGCTAYLLYKVWKQKERIGKICDLLYTPRNRPQAEKDNGEPGNAQDVMGATRFVYLDENAGKTVAPYMSQQLETGSDFIGADKDIPEDEVECKLPLEEMRMLKEEQEELDSRSPETEAIAPMVTPADLLNVGDVLLNLNGAGSDENKSYRAAMTLHSIRETDMFELFSSQVENKKLIEELMGKYVDKEGNALPLKRERKESKHVTDWRNLV; from the coding sequence ATGGAAGAAATAGTTTATTTATCAATACGGTTCGGCTGTACCGCTTATCTGTTATATAAGGTATGGAAACAAAAAGAGAGAATAGGTAAAATCTGTGATCTGCTTTATACTCCCCGCAATCGGCCACAAGCAGAAAAAGACAACGGTGAACCGGGAAATGCACAGGATGTAATGGGAGCTACCCGCTTTGTCTATCTGGACGAGAATGCCGGGAAGACCGTCGCCCCTTACATGAGCCAGCAACTGGAAACCGGAAGTGATTTTATCGGAGCGGATAAGGATATTCCGGAAGATGAAGTGGAATGCAAACTGCCTTTGGAGGAGATGAGAATGCTGAAAGAAGAACAGGAGGAACTGGACAGCCGCTCTCCCGAAACGGAAGCCATTGCTCCGATGGTTACTCCTGCTGACCTGCTCAATGTAGGCGACGTGCTGCTTAACCTGAATGGTGCCGGCTCGGACGAGAACAAATCATACAGGGCGGCCATGACACTGCATTCCATCCGGGAAACGGACATGTTTGAACTGTTCTCCTCCCAAGTGGAGAACAAGAAGCTGATTGAGGAACTGATGGGGAAGTATGTGGATAAGGAGGGGAATGCGTTGCCTTTGAAAAGAGAGAGGAAAGAAAGCAAACATGTTACTGACTGGAGGAATCTGGTCTGA
- a CDS encoding DUF4134 domain-containing protein codes for MKRRILFSVMCAVIAANTFAQGQGLAGINEATSLMTSYFDPATKLCYAIGAVLGLVGGIKTYGKFSSGDPDTSKTAASWFFACIFLIVAATILRSFFL; via the coding sequence ATGAAAAGAAGAATCCTTTTTTCTGTGATGTGCGCGGTCATCGCCGCAAACACCTTTGCGCAGGGCCAGGGCCTTGCGGGTATCAACGAGGCAACCAGCCTCATGACCTCGTATTTCGATCCCGCCACCAAACTATGCTATGCCATCGGTGCGGTGCTTGGTCTGGTAGGCGGTATCAAGACCTATGGCAAATTTTCCAGCGGAGACCCCGACACTTCGAAAACCGCCGCCAGCTGGTTCTTTGCCTGTATCTTTCTGATCGTAGCCGCCACCATCTTACGTTCCTTCTTCCTCTAA
- a CDS encoding DUF4133 domain-containing protein yields MEYPVNKGAGNPVEFKGLKSQYLFVFAGGLAMVLLMVVFLYLTGVDQWICLSFGILSGSLLVWVIFRLNARYGEHGLMKLLAEKRHPRYLIHRKRVFRLFTRRRKKQQS; encoded by the coding sequence ATGGAATATCCGGTAAACAAAGGTGCCGGCAACCCCGTCGAGTTCAAAGGACTCAAGTCGCAATACCTGTTCGTCTTTGCCGGAGGGCTTGCGATGGTGCTCCTTATGGTAGTCTTTCTTTACCTGACGGGGGTGGACCAATGGATATGCTTATCCTTCGGAATCCTATCCGGCAGCCTGTTGGTGTGGGTGATATTCCGTTTGAATGCCCGTTACGGTGAACACGGGCTGATGAAGCTGCTGGCTGAAAAACGGCATCCACGCTATCTGATTCACCGCAAGAGAGTTTTCAGATTATTCACAAGAAGAAGAAAAAAACAACAATCATGA
- a CDS encoding reverse transcriptase/maturase family protein — protein MRSPERVLNSLSEHSKDASYKFERLYRILFNEEMFYVAYQRIYAKEGNMTKGSDGQTIDNMSLKRIEKLIDTLKDETYQPQPSKRVYIPKKNGKKRPLGVPTFNDKLIQEVVRMVLEAIYEGSFEYTSHGFRPNRSCHTALTHIQKEFSGAKWFVEGDIKGFFDNINHDVLINILSERIADERFIRLIRKFLKAGYVEEWQFHNTYSGTPQGGIISPILANIYLDKLDKYIKEYIAKFDKGKKRRFSRESMDFGNARKRIVRKLKSVKDERQRTKLILELKAIEKGRAKYPNGEEMDADYRRMKYARYADDFLVGIIGSKQDAQQIKEDIKNFLADKLALELSDEKTLVTHTERPAKFLGYEITVRKSNDQKRDKRGRLRRTYGKRVCLNVSMETVRKKLFNLGVLELTNRNGKEIWKPKCKSGLIFNDDLEILDSYNREIVGFYNYYSIANNCAHALNNFKYIMEYSMYKTFAGKYKCRTREVNKKYRKNGRFIIKHMTKTGVKERFFYDGGFKRKKPTYKSECDTMPRTIYTAGRTSLVERLKARECELCGATDDLVMHHVRKLKNLQGKESWERHMIARKRKTIAVCRSCHKKIHDGKID, from the coding sequence ATGAGAAGTCCAGAAAGAGTATTAAACAGTCTATCAGAACACAGTAAGGATGCAAGCTATAAGTTTGAACGTCTTTACAGAATTTTGTTCAATGAGGAAATGTTCTATGTTGCCTATCAGCGTATTTACGCTAAAGAAGGTAACATGACTAAAGGTTCGGACGGTCAGACCATTGACAACATGAGCCTGAAACGAATTGAAAAGTTGATTGATACGTTAAAAGACGAAACGTATCAACCCCAACCGTCAAAGAGAGTGTACATACCGAAGAAAAACGGTAAGAAAAGACCTCTTGGCGTGCCGACTTTCAATGACAAGTTGATACAGGAAGTGGTAAGAATGGTATTGGAAGCCATATACGAGGGAAGTTTTGAATATACCTCGCATGGGTTTCGTCCCAATCGAAGCTGCCATACTGCATTAACTCATATCCAAAAGGAGTTTAGCGGTGCAAAATGGTTTGTAGAGGGAGATATAAAAGGCTTCTTTGACAATATAAACCATGATGTATTGATAAACATTCTCTCGGAGCGCATTGCGGATGAACGATTCATCCGACTGATACGCAAGTTTTTGAAAGCTGGATATGTCGAGGAGTGGCAATTCCACAATACTTACAGTGGCACACCGCAAGGGGGTATCATCAGCCCGATATTGGCTAATATATACCTTGACAAGCTGGATAAGTATATAAAGGAATACATAGCCAAATTCGACAAAGGGAAGAAACGAAGATTCAGTAGAGAAAGTATGGACTTTGGCAATGCAAGAAAACGTATTGTGCGAAAATTGAAATCCGTAAAAGATGAAAGGCAAAGGACAAAGCTAATCCTTGAACTGAAAGCAATAGAAAAAGGACGGGCTAAATATCCCAACGGCGAAGAAATGGACGCCGATTACAGAAGAATGAAATATGCAAGATATGCAGATGATTTTCTTGTGGGAATTATCGGAAGCAAGCAAGATGCACAACAGATAAAGGAAGATATTAAAAACTTCCTTGCTGATAAACTGGCATTGGAGCTGTCCGATGAAAAGACACTTGTCACTCACACGGAAAGACCAGCCAAATTTCTCGGATATGAAATCACTGTAAGAAAGTCCAACGACCAAAAAAGGGATAAACGGGGTAGATTAAGAAGAACCTATGGTAAAAGGGTCTGCTTAAATGTCAGTATGGAAACTGTCCGTAAAAAACTTTTCAATTTGGGAGTCTTAGAACTGACAAACCGTAACGGAAAGGAAATATGGAAACCGAAATGTAAATCGGGACTGATATTCAATGATGACCTTGAAATCCTTGATAGTTATAATCGAGAAATCGTGGGTTTCTATAACTATTACTCCATAGCCAACAACTGCGCCCATGCCTTGAATAATTTCAAGTACATCATGGAATACAGCATGTACAAAACGTTTGCAGGCAAATATAAATGCCGTACACGTGAGGTAAACAAAAAATATCGTAAGAACGGTAGGTTTATCATAAAACACATGACTAAAACAGGTGTAAAGGAAAGATTCTTTTACGATGGTGGCTTCAAACGAAAGAAACCCACCTATAAATCGGAATGTGACACTATGCCACGAACAATTTATACTGCGGGACGGACAAGTCTTGTTGAAAGGCTGAAAGCCCGTGAGTGTGAACTATGTGGAGCGACAGACGACCTTGTTATGCACCATGTAAGGAAGCTAAAGAACTTGCAGGGAAAGGAAAGCTGGGAACGACACATGATTGCCCGCAAACGCAAGACGATTGCAGTGTGCAGGAGTTGTCATAAGAAGATACATGACGGAAAGATAGACTGA
- a CDS encoding DUF3876 domain-containing protein has product MRNRPLMRLAVCLISMAAMILQSCSESGIDRDKICGTWTSVEGRPDVLVYKEGECYKVTVFSRSGRTRRLKPQTYLLVEENGNLFVNTGYRVDVSYNEAADVLTFSPGGDYVRKEERA; this is encoded by the coding sequence ATGAGAAACAGACCCCTTATGAGGCTGGCGGTATGTCTGATAAGCATGGCCGCCATGATATTGCAGAGCTGTTCGGAAAGCGGTATCGACCGCGACAAGATCTGCGGAACGTGGACCAGCGTGGAAGGCAGACCTGACGTGCTGGTATACAAGGAAGGAGAATGCTATAAGGTGACGGTGTTTTCCCGTAGCGGGAGAACCCGAAGGCTGAAGCCGCAGACTTACCTGCTGGTGGAAGAAAACGGAAACCTGTTTGTCAATACGGGCTACCGTGTCGATGTGTCCTACAATGAGGCAGCCGACGTGCTGACATTTTCACCGGGCGGAGACTATGTAAGGAAGGAGGAACGGGCATGA
- a CDS encoding DUF4141 domain-containing protein: MKARTLLIGTAFVLGVTGARAQWVVTDPGNLAQSIINMSDNIAHTSKTAVNTAESFAETVKIYEQAKKYYDQLKSVNNLIQDARKVRDIILMVGDVSDIYVTNFGKMMNDENFSPRELDAIAFGYTRLLEESNGVLQDLKQVINVSTLSMTDKDRMDVVDNCYYEMRRYRNLVSYYTNKNIAVSYLRARKKNDLERVMRLYGNETSKYW, from the coding sequence ATGAAGGCAAGAACGCTTCTGATCGGAACGGCATTTGTACTGGGCGTTACCGGAGCACGCGCCCAATGGGTGGTGACAGATCCCGGCAATCTGGCCCAAAGCATCATAAACATGTCGGACAATATCGCCCATACCTCAAAGACGGCAGTCAATACGGCAGAAAGCTTTGCCGAGACAGTAAAGATCTATGAGCAGGCCAAGAAATATTACGACCAGCTGAAATCGGTCAACAACCTGATACAGGATGCCCGCAAGGTGCGTGACATCATCCTGATGGTGGGCGACGTGTCCGACATCTATGTAACCAACTTCGGCAAGATGATGAACGATGAAAACTTCTCACCGCGCGAACTGGACGCCATCGCCTTCGGTTACACCCGCCTGCTGGAAGAGAGCAACGGCGTGTTGCAGGACCTGAAACAGGTTATCAATGTCAGTACCCTGTCCATGACCGACAAGGACCGTATGGACGTGGTGGACAACTGCTATTACGAGATGCGCCGTTACCGCAACCTTGTGAGCTATTATACGAACAAGAACATAGCCGTAAGCTACCTCAGGGCCAGAAAGAAGAACGACCTGGAACGTGTGATGCGGCTCTACGGGAATGAAACCTCCAAATACTGGTAG
- the traJ gene encoding conjugative transposon protein TraJ, giving the protein MMPLSIDFANLHTILATLYDEMLPLCEDMMDVGKGLAGLGALFYVAVRVWQSMARAEPIDVYPLLRPFAIGICILLFPTLVLGTLNNILSPIVQGTHKMLEGQTMDMEQYRIQKEELEKEAMLRNPETAYLVSDEEFDRQLDELGWSTIDTASRLGMYVEVGMYNLEKKIRDAFRSLLELIFAAASLLIDTVRTFFLVVLSILGPVAFAFSVWDGFQSTLGQWFTRYISVYLWLPVSDLFSTLLAKLQVLMLQNDIQELQNNPDYSIDNSNSVYIIFMLIGIIGYFTVPTVAGWIVQAGGAGNFSRNLNRTATKTGGLAAGAGGAVLGNIGGRLRGK; this is encoded by the coding sequence ATGATGCCGTTGTCGATAGATTTTGCCAACCTGCACACCATACTGGCAACCCTGTATGACGAGATGCTTCCCCTTTGCGAGGACATGATGGACGTGGGCAAGGGACTTGCCGGACTGGGTGCGTTGTTCTACGTTGCCGTCCGTGTATGGCAGTCGATGGCACGTGCCGAACCGATAGATGTCTATCCCCTGCTGCGTCCCTTTGCCATAGGCATCTGCATCCTGCTCTTTCCCACGCTGGTGCTCGGCACGCTGAACAATATTCTCAGTCCCATCGTGCAGGGCACACACAAGATGCTCGAAGGACAGACGATGGATATGGAACAGTACCGGATCCAAAAGGAGGAACTGGAAAAGGAGGCCATGCTCCGCAATCCCGAAACAGCATATCTGGTAAGTGACGAGGAGTTTGACCGTCAGCTGGATGAACTGGGCTGGTCAACCATAGATACCGCCTCCCGGCTGGGCATGTATGTGGAAGTCGGGATGTATAATCTGGAAAAGAAAATCCGGGATGCATTCCGCAGCCTGCTGGAGCTGATATTCGCAGCGGCATCGCTGCTGATAGACACCGTGAGGACTTTTTTCCTGGTCGTACTCTCGATACTGGGACCGGTAGCGTTCGCCTTCAGTGTATGGGATGGATTCCAGTCCACGCTCGGACAGTGGTTCACGAGATATATTTCCGTTTACCTGTGGCTTCCGGTCAGCGACCTGTTCAGCACCCTGCTTGCCAAGCTTCAGGTACTGATGCTTCAGAATGACATTCAGGAACTGCAGAACAATCCGGACTACTCGATAGACAACTCGAACAGTGTCTACATCATCTTTATGCTGATCGGGATTATCGGATACTTCACCGTGCCTACGGTAGCAGGCTGGATAGTGCAGGCAGGCGGTGCCGGAAACTTCAGCCGTAACCTGAACCGTACGGCCACCAAGACAGGCGGCCTTGCAGCCGGAGCAGGCGGTGCCGTATTGGGGAATATCGGAGGCAGGCTGAGGGGCAAATAA
- the traK gene encoding conjugative transposon protein TraK translates to MEFKSLTNIESSFKRIRLMLAVFACCCALVTGYALWSSYRFAEKQREKIYVLDGGKSLMMALSQDLSQNRPAEAREHVRRFHELFFSLSPQKDAIEHNINRALQLADKSAYHYYVDFAERGYYNRLISGNINQVVHVDSVVCDFAAYPYKVRTYARQLIIRESNVTERSLVTSCSLQNTGRLDDNPNGFIIEQFTVLENKDIRSAER, encoded by the coding sequence ATGGAATTCAAGTCATTGACAAACATTGAGAGCAGCTTCAAGCGCATCCGCCTGATGTTGGCGGTCTTTGCTTGCTGCTGTGCGCTCGTTACCGGATATGCGCTGTGGAGCTCATACCGCTTTGCCGAGAAGCAACGCGAGAAAATCTATGTGCTTGACGGGGGTAAATCGCTGATGATGGCCCTTTCGCAGGACCTCTCACAGAACAGGCCTGCCGAGGCGCGGGAACATGTAAGGCGCTTTCACGAACTGTTTTTCTCGCTCTCACCCCAGAAGGATGCCATCGAGCACAATATCAACCGTGCCCTGCAACTGGCAGACAAGAGTGCCTATCACTACTATGTGGATTTTGCCGAAAGAGGGTATTACAACCGCCTGATTTCAGGCAACATCAACCAGGTGGTGCATGTGGACAGCGTGGTGTGCGACTTTGCCGCCTACCCTTACAAGGTGCGGACATATGCCCGGCAGCTGATTATCCGTGAAAGCAACGTGACCGAGCGCAGCCTCGTAACTTCCTGCTCGCTTCAAAACACAGGACGTTTGGATGACAATCCCAACGGATTCATTATCGAGCAGTTTACCGTGCTGGAGAATAAGGACATAAGAAGTGCGGAACGATGA
- the traM gene encoding conjugative transposon protein TraM: MKMDFQKIRERLGVSNDKPLTPEEKRRRAKYIVYPFFCLLCMGFLLLVFSPSEKEKAEMEKGRGFNVEMPSPEDSEMEGNKVSAYEQEALAKKEKWRRGTFQEMSELLNKDGQDTAGLTAGKANMELPPEPEKGKAPGSIRSSAEAYRNMNRSLGTVYTRNENQPNVDLLRRIEDLEKERKPAEEQAKGQTLEEKMALLEKSYELAARYNGKEPDASSTTNAPNSRKERTAVRPVKRVQNRMVSSLAQPAGNEDIASGYAGERNTGFHTPVGKMPSSGRNTIAACVHGTQTVSDGQALRIRLLEPMAVDDLLIPKGTVLVGGTRVEGERMGILIETVEYRGTLFPVELEVYDADGQQGILVPNSMEYDAAREIAAGMGTSIGSSINISTDAGAQIASDVGKGVIRGVSQYVGKKMRTVKITLKAGHRLLLHSPEK; the protein is encoded by the coding sequence ATGAAAATGGACTTTCAGAAAATCAGGGAACGGCTCGGAGTGTCAAATGACAAGCCGCTGACTCCCGAAGAGAAGCGCCGGCGCGCAAAGTATATTGTCTATCCGTTTTTCTGCCTGCTGTGCATGGGGTTCCTCCTGCTGGTATTTAGCCCGTCGGAAAAGGAGAAGGCGGAAATGGAAAAAGGCAGGGGTTTCAACGTGGAGATGCCTTCACCGGAAGATTCGGAAATGGAGGGCAACAAGGTAAGCGCCTACGAGCAGGAAGCACTAGCAAAAAAGGAAAAATGGCGCAGGGGAACCTTCCAGGAAATGTCCGAATTGCTCAACAAGGACGGTCAGGATACTGCCGGTCTTACCGCAGGAAAAGCAAACATGGAACTTCCGCCGGAACCGGAAAAGGGGAAAGCCCCCGGCTCCATCCGTTCCTCTGCAGAAGCCTACCGGAATATGAACCGTTCGCTGGGCACTGTATATACCCGGAATGAAAATCAGCCAAACGTCGATCTGCTCCGCCGTATTGAGGATCTGGAAAAAGAAAGGAAGCCGGCGGAAGAACAGGCGAAAGGCCAGACCCTGGAAGAAAAGATGGCTCTGCTGGAAAAGTCCTACGAGCTGGCTGCCCGCTACAACGGGAAAGAGCCGGATGCTTCCTCTACAACAAATGCCCCAAACAGCCGGAAAGAACGGACGGCTGTCCGGCCTGTAAAACGGGTACAGAACCGGATGGTGTCATCACTGGCCCAGCCTGCAGGCAATGAAGACATTGCTTCCGGATATGCAGGCGAGAGAAATACCGGCTTCCACACCCCGGTAGGCAAAATGCCATCTTCCGGCAGGAATACCATCGCCGCCTGTGTGCATGGCACGCAGACCGTATCTGACGGACAGGCACTGCGTATCCGCCTGCTTGAGCCGATGGCAGTGGACGATCTCCTTATCCCAAAAGGTACGGTACTGGTCGGCGGCACACGTGTCGAGGGGGAACGGATGGGAATCCTGATCGAGACAGTGGAGTACAGGGGCACGCTGTTCCCGGTGGAACTCGAAGTGTATGACGCTGACGGGCAGCAGGGAATCCTTGTACCGAACTCGATGGAGTATGATGCCGCACGTGAGATTGCCGCCGGCATGGGCACCTCTATAGGAAGCAGCATCAATATCTCAACGGATGCCGGAGCGCAGATTGCCTCGGATGTGGGCAAGGGGGTGATACGGGGTGTGTCACAATATGTGGGCAAGAAGATGCGCACGGTGAAAATCACCCTGAAGGCCGGGCACCGGCTGTTGCTGCATTCTCCTGAAAAATGA